From the genome of Leptolyngbya sp. 'hensonii', one region includes:
- a CDS encoding effector-associated domain EAD1-containing protein, translated as MELKGEQVEQLRVALQRAFPDKAKLRRLLREELDTRLDEIVGGQTLEDVVAELLIWAESEGKLPALVSAAIKRNPGNPRLRLFVESFGILPAEATPISTLPYGPDFEWRGPTEKLDLQGLLRPKPQLWDVAFLSRGVDQAASVCRIDMEGHGAIGTGFLISQDLILTNHHVWEDATRLGAISQLSLSFGCMTSKAGRETIGQTFNLAEQQPIRFSPTHKFDYALFRVESRILETKSVRPVNYIQQPPGQGSSIHVLQHPDGEAMKIVFGTNGITGVYADEGLIQYISQTSTGSSGSPCFNDDWHLVALHHAQRATTFGVVCEGILFSSIYPQISDVLS; from the coding sequence ATGGAACTGAAAGGTGAACAGGTCGAACAATTACGTGTAGCCTTACAGAGGGCATTTCCTGACAAAGCTAAACTTAGGCGACTGCTACGCGAAGAATTGGATACGCGATTGGATGAGATTGTCGGGGGTCAAACTCTGGAAGATGTTGTGGCAGAATTATTGATCTGGGCAGAGTCAGAAGGAAAGCTGCCTGCATTAGTGAGTGCTGCTATTAAACGTAATCCAGGCAACCCCAGATTGCGTCTGTTCGTCGAATCATTTGGGATTCTGCCCGCTGAAGCAACACCAATTTCTACCCTCCCTTACGGACCTGATTTTGAATGGCGTGGCCCAACAGAGAAACTCGATCTGCAGGGTCTTCTACGCCCAAAACCCCAACTGTGGGATGTGGCATTTCTCAGCCGTGGCGTGGACCAAGCTGCCTCAGTATGCCGAATTGATATGGAGGGCCACGGAGCGATCGGGACTGGTTTTCTGATCAGCCAGGACTTGATTTTGACTAATCATCATGTTTGGGAAGATGCCACAAGGCTAGGAGCCATTTCCCAGTTAAGTCTCTCCTTTGGTTGTATGACCTCAAAAGCTGGAAGGGAAACGATCGGGCAGACATTCAACCTGGCAGAACAGCAGCCTATCCGTTTTAGTCCGACCCATAAGTTTGATTATGCCTTGTTTCGGGTAGAATCGAGGATTTTAGAAACAAAGTCAGTTCGTCCTGTGAACTATATTCAACAGCCTCCAGGCCAGGGGAGTAGTATCCATGTTCTTCAGCATCCTGATGGGGAGGCAATGAAAATTGTATTTGGGACAAATGGAATCACAGGTGTTTATGCTGATGAGGGATTAATTCAGTACATAAGCCAAACATCTACAGGGTCCAGTGGTTCTCCATGCTTCAATGATGATTGGCATTTAGTCGCTTTACATCATGCACAACGGGCAACAACCTTTGGTGTGGTGTGTGAGGGCATACTATTTAGTAGTATCTATCCGCAAATCTCAGATGTTTTATCTTAG
- a CDS encoding GNAT family N-acetyltransferase gives MRQVPEFVPILARWFENEWASWGDSFQYGLDWLTASLEAEGSFPLTLVACLADKPVGTARIMSDQIPERPQFNPWFCYWYTLPEYRGQGIGACLDQERIVIARNSGLTKVYLNTSTQEEYRKRHGWKSIERLIYEGVEVAIMSLDL, from the coding sequence TTGCGCCAAGTTCCAGAGTTTGTTCCCATCCTGGCCAGGTGGTTTGAAAACGAGTGGGCAAGTTGGGGAGATAGTTTTCAATATGGCCTGGATTGGCTGACTGCCAGCCTTGAGGCCGAAGGCAGCTTTCCTCTGACTCTGGTTGCATGTCTTGCAGACAAGCCAGTAGGAACTGCTCGGATTATGTCCGATCAGATTCCAGAACGCCCTCAATTCAATCCCTGGTTTTGCTACTGGTACACTTTGCCAGAATACCGAGGCCAAGGCATTGGGGCTTGCTTGGATCAGGAACGAATCGTGATTGCTCGTAATAGTGGGTTGACGAAGGTTTACTTAAATACTTCCACCCAGGAGGAATATCGTAAAAGGCATGGCTGGAAATCGATCGAACGACTAATATACGAGGGAGTAGAAGTGGCAATTATGTCGCTTGATCTTTAA
- a CDS encoding DUF4351 domain-containing protein, which translates to MWEQDPALFLQDNALLPLAPLAAAANPEXLLAQTAQQVSRIESMQQQREVSAYTQLLAGLRFKKTIIRQLFRERAMRESVIYQDILQKGRQEGRQEGRQEGRQEEALTFVLRLLTRRIGVLPNELESQLQTLSLAQLEDLGEALLDFTGLDDLRQWLQTR; encoded by the coding sequence ATGTGGGAACAGGACCCGGCCCTTTTCTTGCAGGATAATGCACTCTTGCCCCTGGCTCCCTTAGCTGCGGCTGCCAATCCGGAACMGCTCCTGGCCCAGACGGCACAACAGGTAAGCAGGATAGAATCAATGCAACAGCAGCGAGAGGTGTCTGCTTACACCCAGTTGCTGGCAGGCTTACGATTTAAGAAAACGATCATTCGTCAACTGTTTCGGGAGAGGGCCATGCGTGAATCTGTAATCTATCAAGATATTCTTCAGAAAGGCAGACAAGAGGGTAGACAAGAAGGTAGACAAGAAGGTAGACAAGAAGAAGCCTTAACCTTTGTCTTGCGCCTGCTTACCCGTCGCATTGGTGTTCTCCCCAATGAACTTGAATCCCAACTGCAGACTCTGTCCCTGGCCCAACTGGAGGATCTGGGAGAGGCCCTGCTTGACTTCACGGGTCTGGATGACTTACGYCAGTGGTTGCAGACGCGCTAA
- a CDS encoding sulfurtransferase yields the protein MSLIAVPLLSHTSHAASSKATIQFVSPAWVTQHSSDPNLRILDVRVSPLDYFASHLPNAVHIADNTFRGPNGTLPVQYWSNEKLGQLFSQAGVANDSKVLVYSDGQNVLGATMVAYLLERSGLKEIAVLDGGFKAYKESGQPVAQEFPKYKPTKFTVKENSSVRVTLDDVRKSIGKQGVVFIDPRPPKLFQGEEKLWVRNGHIPGAKNIPWPTFTAGNAATNEGNFHQLKSLDDIRKLLTDRKIKVTDRIIVTCSTGREATLQYVVLKHLLAYPNVRVYEGSWTEYSSYPDLPVETGPEKTA from the coding sequence ATGAGTCTGATTGCAGTGCCTCTGCTGTCTCATACCTCACATGCAGCCAGTTCAAAAGCCACCATTCAATTTGTTTCGCCAGCTTGGGTCACGCAACATTCCAGTGATCCAAACTTAAGGATTCTCGACGTTAGGGTCAGTCCCCTAGACTACTTTGCCAGTCATCTTCCTAACGCAGTTCATATTGCAGACAATACTTTCCGGGGACCGAATGGAACTCTACCAGTTCAGTATTGGAGCAATGAGAAGTTAGGACAACTTTTCTCCCAGGCTGGTGTTGCGAATGATAGCAAAGTTCTGGTGTATTCCGATGGCCAAAATGTTCTGGGAGCAACAATGGTGGCCTATCTGTTAGAGAGATCGGGGCTCAAGGAGATTGCAGTTCTGGATGGGGGCTTCAAAGCTTATAAGGAATCTGGTCAACCTGTGGCTCAGGAATTTCCCAAATATAAACCCACCAAGTTCACCGTAAAAGAGAATTCTTCGGTTCGTGTCACCCTGGATGATGTTAGAAAGTCGATCGGGAAGCAGGGGGTTGTCTTCATCGATCCCCGCCCACCTAAGCTTTTTCAAGGTGAAGAAAAACTTTGGGTCCGCAATGGTCATATTCCTGGGGCCAAGAATATTCCCTGGCCTACGTTTACGGCAGGCAATGCTGCAACAAATGAAGGCAATTTTCATCAGTTGAAGTCTTTAGATGACATCAGGAAGTTGCTGACCGATCGCAAGATCAAAGTGACCGATCGCATCATTGTCACCTGCAGTACTGGGCGAGAAGCAACCTTACAATATGTTGTCCTCAAACATCTGCTCGCCTATCCTAATGTCCGAGTTTATGAAGGGTCATGGACAGAGTACAGTTCCTATCCTGATTTACCTGTAGAAACGGGTCCAGAAAAAACTGCTTAG